The following proteins come from a genomic window of Neptunomonas concharum:
- the pabB gene encoding aminodeoxychorismate synthase component I, with the protein MLQPVSLSFGVSATEYFERIRPLGGAILLDSGKPACARGRYDILVAEPQCQLSYHRGELLGTNLPIAIELYQNPFDALESLYQYAKAQTSNIDHLFPFCGGLVGHFGYDLGRVIEQLPTSAEDDTQLPEMHVGLYHWAIIIDHLEERATWVPSPLFDSHKQESLLQTILTEVSSRQDSPFKMTSAFKSNTSEEDYHKALKRIDDYIHAGDCYQVNFAQRFSATCEGDPWQAYKQLREAAPTHYAAYYDTPQGAVLSYSPERFLAVDNSGHVITQPIKGTRPRGQTPEEDQALAEALRSSEKDRAENVMIVDLLRNDLSKVCEPHSVKVPSLFDIEHYKNVHHLVSTVVGTLSKNQSPIDLLRNCFPGGSITGAPKIRSMEIIDELETHRRSIYCGSIGYISLSGSMDTSITIRTLLIEENQVHCWAGGGIVADSISQMEYQETYDKVNNLLEGLSL; encoded by the coding sequence GTGTTGCAACCGGTTTCACTCTCTTTCGGTGTATCAGCTACAGAATATTTTGAGCGTATCCGACCGCTAGGCGGTGCGATTCTACTCGATAGTGGAAAGCCAGCATGTGCGCGAGGCCGGTATGATATTTTAGTGGCGGAACCTCAGTGTCAATTATCCTATCATCGCGGCGAGCTATTAGGGACTAATCTGCCGATAGCTATTGAGCTGTATCAGAATCCCTTCGATGCGCTAGAAAGCCTTTATCAATATGCCAAGGCACAGACCTCAAACATTGATCATCTGTTTCCCTTCTGTGGTGGACTGGTAGGTCATTTTGGCTATGATCTAGGGCGAGTTATCGAACAACTTCCAACATCCGCAGAAGATGACACCCAACTACCAGAGATGCATGTAGGTCTTTATCATTGGGCAATTATTATTGATCATCTTGAAGAGCGAGCCACATGGGTTCCCAGTCCGTTGTTTGATTCTCACAAACAAGAAAGCCTGCTCCAGACGATATTGACAGAGGTCTCCTCTAGACAAGACTCCCCTTTTAAAATGACCTCCGCGTTTAAAAGCAATACCTCTGAAGAGGACTACCATAAAGCACTCAAGAGAATTGATGACTATATCCACGCAGGGGATTGTTACCAGGTTAACTTTGCACAACGTTTTTCTGCAACCTGTGAAGGCGACCCATGGCAAGCTTATAAGCAACTGAGAGAAGCGGCACCAACGCACTATGCCGCCTATTACGATACCCCCCAAGGGGCCGTCTTATCCTACTCACCTGAGCGCTTTTTAGCTGTCGACAATTCGGGGCATGTGATTACCCAACCGATCAAAGGAACACGTCCTAGAGGTCAGACCCCAGAAGAAGATCAGGCGTTAGCTGAAGCACTTCGTTCATCAGAAAAAGACCGAGCTGAAAATGTGATGATTGTTGATTTGCTTCGAAATGACCTCAGCAAAGTCTGTGAGCCGCACAGTGTAAAAGTACCCTCACTTTTCGATATCGAGCACTATAAGAACGTTCACCATCTGGTTAGCACTGTGGTAGGGACACTATCTAAGAACCAATCACCCATCGACTTGCTAAGAAACTGCTTTCCCGGCGGCTCTATCACAGGAGCCCCCAAGATAAGATCAATGGAAATTATTGATGAGCTAGAGACACATCGTAGAAGCATCTATTGCGGTAGTATCGGTTATATCAGTTTATCCGGGAGCATGGATACCAGCATCACCATTCGCACGCTTTTAATAGAAGAGAATCAAGTGCATTGCTGGGCGGGTGGTGGCATTGTAGCGGACTCTATCAGCCAGATGGAATACCAAGAGACGTACGATAAAGTTAACAACCTATTGGAAGGCCTATCTTTGTAA
- a CDS encoding tRNA dihydrouridine synthase, which yields MNTDEVNANHGKIVLAPMEGVVDSTMRHVITQLGGVDLCVTEFIRVTDRVLSPREILKHATELSGSGLTPSGVPVAVQLLGSVPEVLAQSAIEAVKMGAPSIDLNFGCPSKTVNKHRGGAVLLDEPDLIHAIVKTVRQSVPQNIAVTAKMRLGNLDKSLALDNAKAITDAGADGLAIHARTKVEGYKPPAHWEWIGRIKEEVDIPIVANGEVWNCEDYQRCRALSGCEDVMIGRGLIARPELGLMIKSYQLGTSHSGAAWRDIISILLHYFAIVESQLPPKYVHGRIKQWLHMMRPQREEAEGVFREVKILSDLNQLRARLEAEL from the coding sequence ATGAACACCGATGAAGTGAACGCTAATCATGGGAAAATCGTTCTTGCACCCATGGAGGGTGTGGTGGATTCGACCATGCGGCATGTCATTACGCAGCTGGGTGGTGTGGACCTATGCGTGACGGAATTTATACGTGTCACCGACCGAGTGCTGTCCCCGCGGGAAATTCTGAAACATGCCACCGAACTTAGCGGAAGTGGACTAACGCCTTCCGGTGTCCCTGTTGCAGTACAGCTTCTAGGGAGTGTTCCTGAAGTATTAGCGCAAAGTGCTATTGAAGCGGTGAAAATGGGGGCACCTTCCATAGATCTGAATTTTGGCTGCCCATCCAAAACCGTTAATAAACACCGCGGAGGTGCAGTGCTTCTGGATGAGCCTGACCTGATACACGCTATTGTAAAGACTGTCCGACAGTCTGTGCCGCAAAATATAGCGGTGACGGCAAAAATGCGCCTAGGTAACCTGGATAAATCTCTTGCTTTGGATAATGCCAAAGCGATTACTGATGCGGGAGCAGATGGTTTAGCGATTCATGCTCGCACGAAAGTAGAAGGCTATAAACCGCCGGCACATTGGGAATGGATAGGTCGCATCAAAGAGGAGGTTGATATTCCTATTGTGGCGAATGGCGAAGTATGGAACTGTGAAGACTACCAACGATGCCGAGCGCTGAGTGGCTGTGAAGATGTCATGATTGGTCGTGGTTTAATCGCAAGGCCAGAGCTTGGATTGATGATTAAAAGTTACCAGCTCGGGACAAGCCATAGTGGTGCAGCTTGGCGCGACATAATCAGCATTTTACTTCACTACTTTGCGATTGTAGAAAGCCAATTGCCTCCTAAATATGTGCATGGGCGTATTAAGCAATGGTTACATATGATGCGGCCTCAGAGAGAAGAGGCAGAAGGTGTTTTTCGTGAAGTTAAAATATTATCTGATCTTAATCAGCTGCGTGCGCGTTTAGAGGCTGAATTATAA
- the thpR gene encoding RNA 2',3'-cyclic phosphodiesterase: protein MRLFVAIDIPDNIQQEISRLYCKFHGVTWSPPERLHITLAFLGEVKTSQLSAVDNLLRSITFQPFQLSCDHFGSFNSGDIWLGVTPEEQLVALHQQLRKQLDKLGLGYEGRPFKPHITLAYTAKNEESLVLRLLESRRHFDNLNFEVDTLI, encoded by the coding sequence ATGCGTTTGTTCGTTGCGATCGATATCCCTGACAATATACAGCAGGAGATCAGCCGGCTTTATTGCAAATTTCATGGCGTCACTTGGTCTCCACCTGAACGACTACACATTACCCTCGCCTTTCTGGGCGAAGTCAAAACGTCACAACTATCGGCCGTAGATAACCTATTACGGTCTATCACGTTCCAACCGTTTCAACTGTCCTGTGACCACTTTGGTAGCTTTAACAGCGGGGATATCTGGTTAGGTGTCACGCCAGAAGAGCAACTGGTAGCACTGCATCAACAATTAAGAAAACAGCTGGATAAACTCGGGCTAGGCTATGAAGGCAGACCCTTTAAGCCGCATATCACTCTGGCCTACACGGCTAAAAATGAAGAATCCTTAGTGCTTCGCTTACTAGAAAGCCGTCGTCACTTCGACAACCTTAACTTTGAGGTCGATACTTTAATTTAA
- a CDS encoding O-succinylhomoserine sulfhydrylase produces MAVNGFEREDRIQFDLTEAELATMAVRAGQTRTMEGEHSDAIFPSSSFVYSTAREAAARFSGDEEGNIYSRFTNPTVNAFEKRIAALEGAERAVATASGMAAILSIGLSLLQNGDHVVCSRSVFGSTVSLFEKYLIRAGITTSFVDPTSLNAWEAAIQPNTKLLFLETPSNPLGELTDIQAVAEIAHRHNALLAVDNCFLTPIFQRPILLGADIVIHSATKYLDGQGRCVGGVVLGSHQLMEEIFGFIRTGGACMSPFNAWVFQKGLETLKVRMEAHARNAQELATWLQAQPAIERVFYTGLTSHAQYELAKKQQTGSGGVLAFEVKGDKEAAWRFIDATRMVSITGNLGDVKTTITHPATTTHGRMSPEARAQAGIKDNLIRLSVGIEDIDDIRADMQLGLDAV; encoded by the coding sequence ATGGCAGTTAATGGGTTTGAACGGGAAGATCGTATACAGTTTGATCTGACAGAAGCAGAACTGGCAACTATGGCGGTTCGTGCCGGGCAAACCCGAACAATGGAAGGGGAGCATAGCGATGCGATTTTTCCTTCTTCCAGCTTTGTTTACTCGACTGCCAGAGAAGCGGCTGCTCGTTTTAGCGGTGATGAAGAGGGAAATATTTACTCTCGTTTTACCAATCCGACGGTAAATGCCTTTGAAAAGCGTATTGCCGCTCTGGAAGGTGCAGAGCGAGCAGTAGCGACCGCTTCAGGTATGGCCGCTATTCTGAGTATTGGCTTATCCTTGCTGCAAAATGGTGATCACGTGGTCTGCTCTCGTAGCGTGTTTGGTTCTACGGTATCGCTGTTTGAGAAATACTTAATCCGTGCGGGTATAACAACCAGCTTTGTTGATCCCACCTCGTTGAACGCATGGGAAGCTGCAATACAGCCAAACACTAAGCTGTTATTTCTTGAGACGCCCTCAAACCCATTAGGTGAGCTGACGGACATTCAGGCAGTGGCTGAAATTGCTCATCGTCATAATGCCTTATTAGCGGTCGATAATTGTTTCCTGACGCCTATCTTTCAGCGACCAATTTTGTTGGGTGCAGATATAGTGATTCATTCTGCAACCAAATATTTAGATGGCCAAGGCCGTTGTGTTGGTGGTGTGGTTTTAGGAAGCCATCAGTTGATGGAAGAGATCTTTGGTTTTATTCGGACAGGTGGAGCCTGTATGAGTCCGTTTAATGCTTGGGTTTTCCAGAAAGGCCTAGAGACTCTGAAAGTTAGAATGGAAGCACATGCGCGAAATGCGCAAGAGTTGGCTACATGGCTACAAGCGCAACCGGCTATCGAACGTGTGTTTTATACCGGTCTTACAAGTCATGCCCAGTATGAGTTGGCGAAAAAGCAACAAACAGGCTCTGGAGGCGTTTTGGCTTTTGAGGTCAAGGGTGACAAAGAGGCCGCTTGGCGATTCATTGATGCTACCCGAATGGTGTCTATTACGGGTAACTTAGGGGATGTGAAAACAACGATCACTCACCCTGCAACAACAACTCATGGTCGAATGAGTCCTGAAGCCCGTGCGCAAGCGGGTATAAAAGATAATCTGATACGTTTATCTGTTGGTATAGAAGACATTGATGATATTCGAGCCGATATGCAGTTAGGTCTGGATGCGGTTTAG